A single region of the Lycium barbarum isolate Lr01 chromosome 2, ASM1917538v2, whole genome shotgun sequence genome encodes:
- the LOC132629015 gene encoding uncharacterized protein LOC132629015: MAEKDTPSRNTRGSPHAYDGPSFSLGFSQQQLPIAGEFAKIAAEKRSKKIHDPSRMRQLPPTEVPKQSKPKDDVPVKKGSKVAQQNKRKVTKPSLDVKGKNVVKDVDLEEDEQDPKFYVRSHPEEAPSMQRYTNIEVFKDIKSKLTVAQLEIFSKTIFGKFLGMHHLEVQAQIFRSFMVRELKESTSDCFTIDINGTVLRFTMKEFALMSGLNCVADEGEFTYDEEKSNRIMDDYFGGTRSKVKRLEFIDCFKNKCWGDNDENAVKFAILFFINTYIFCGEPRKTNIPRVHFEVVEDGRYVDYPWGKEAFNELIRSISKKYSATTQYYRIHGMPLAMQVWLYECCSRVPSYLAIKSGNSIPRMLNWRSIDSQPKYNILMKDIFRDGKQSCSKLFKMYPSHRYAVDDFDDFSTTPPHLSKGKQQQRTNQTDSPPSKRRRQLHTTASTSKKQQIHTEPQTTVKKNHKDQKVAQKPILQKSASPKLNEQMNRPQNTTVLRDVPTSSMKEEMQLLRKDFQVFKESVIGEFTSELSKLRTFMDDNFKKLFEAIKVNNSADKAADSEAPEHQTDAGLQLTPEENLRHDSIIQTSPPKHDDESIKGVGPKLHEEVPEIVVTAGNLRADTRKASSEEINRADEGSFNSTEGTVAEMLIELPLKTRVPEAGAGIQPGDITDHSILETPHRFDENITKSQWLIPDEMLPSQIGSSGLSVFHQTGHKGFVMSVMSADKGIQQPVINAEVVIAQPDVIPTRIVKPSKYFSSPYMTNYGSAEASVQDPTPSIFEKKHPFVEDPINGPRNTSLIQQYRNWLERDLLLRHDKKKGKESRYKKNKQALDPDDINFGFNFGVLHVDDKNWFYLLSMNGQSWNDEHIDVIFYYLRKKGKYDKDNRFKFTTVDCMFFSKIDEIHRAYANPEGNSSVASSENEICEYINGHRMLANVPWHTVDCVLIPVNIKEENHWILIIVPFTDRRLYIYNSYRAAGHDAVVRREIHKIATLLPHHLYLSGFYEKKKASIGLTTHHTRANNRLMTFMSCMDCGVYVAVFAEYFCSGRGVPSEIDAETLRNRYGALLWEYGWQKADLNAFSDNELPPRPVRPAIDYNAVDTVVVN, from the exons ATGGCGGAAAAAGATACTCCAAGTAGGAATACTCGAGGTAGTCCTCATGCTTATGATGGTCCTAGTTTCTCTTTGGGATTTTCACAACAACAACTTCCAATTGCAGGAGAATTTGCTAAAATTGCTGCTGAGAAAAGAAGCAAGAAGATTCATGACCCATCAAGGATGCGTCAACTTCCTCCAACTGAAGTTCCAAAACAGAGCAAGCCAAAAGATGACGTACCAGTAAAAAAAGGTTCTAAAGTTGCTCAACAAAATAAGAGAAAAGTAACCAAGCCTTCTTTAGACGTTAAGGGTAAAAATGTTGTTAAAGATGTAGATCTGGAAGAGGATGAACAG GATCCTAAATTCTATGTTAGGAGTCATCCTGAAGAGGCTCCATCGATGCAACGGTACACTAATATCGAGGTGTTCAAAGATATCAAGAGTAAGCTAACTGTTGCACAGTTAGAGATCTTTTCCAAGACAATATTTGGGAAATTCCTCGGAATGCATCACCTGGAGGTTCAAGCACAAATTTTTAGGTCCTTCATGGTAAGAGAGCTCAAGGAGAGCACTTCTGATTGCTTTACAATTGATATAAATGGTACCGTATTGAGATTTACCATGAAAGAATTTGCCCTTATGAGCGGGCTAAATTGTGTAGCCGATGAAGGTGAATTTACATACGATGAGGAAAAATCGAATAGGATTATGGATGATTATTTTGGTGGAACTAGGAGTAAAGTAAAAAGATTGGAGTTCATTGATTGCTTTAAGAATAAGTGTTGGGGAGATAATGATGAGAACGCTGTTAAGTTTGCAATTTTGTTTTTTATaaatacatacatcttttgcggtGAGCCTAGGAAAACGAATATACCAAGGGTTCATTTTGAAGTGGTTGAGGATGGAAGGTATGTAGATTATCCATGGGGCAAAGAAGCTTTTAACGAGTTGATTAGAAGCATCAGCAAGAAGTATTCTGCCACAACACAGTATTATAGGATCCATGGGATGCCACTGGCTATGCAAGTTTGGCTTTATGAGTGTTGTTCAAGAGTTCCATCGTATCTCGCTATTAAATCCGGAAATTCCATTCCAAGAATGTTGAATTGGAGGTCCATCGACAGTCAGCCCAAATATAATATTTTGATGAAAGACATTTTTAGAGACGGCAAACAGTCG TGTTCAAAAT TGTTCAAAAT GTACCCAAGTCACAGATATGCAGTGGATGACTTTGATGATTTCAGTACTACTCCCCCCCACCTTTCTAAGGGCAAACAGCAACAACGGACGAATCAGACAGATTCTCCACCTTCAAAGAGACGCAGACAACTTCATACAACAGCTTCCACATCTAAGAAACAACAAATCCACACCGAACCACAGACAACTGTGAAGAAGAATCACAAGGATCAAAAGGTTGCTCAAAAACCTATTTTACAGAAGTCTGCTTCACCAAAGTTGAATGAACAAATGAATAGACCCCAAAACACCACAGTCCTACGTGATGTCCCTACTAGTTCCATGAAAGAGGAAATGCAATTGCTAAGGAAAGATTTTCAAGTTTTCAAGGAATCA GTCATTGGTGAGTTCACAAGTGAGTTGTCCAAGCTtcgaactttcatggatgacaacTTCAAGAAGCTATTTGAAGCAATCAAGGTGAACAATTCTGCGGACAAG GCTGCCGATAGTGAGGCGCCGGAGCATCAAACTGATGCTGGGCTACAGTTAACACCTGAAGAAAACTTACGACATGATTCTATCATTCAAACATCTCCTCCGAAACATGATGATGAGTCAATTAAG GGTGTTGGACCAAAGTTACATGAGGAAGTTCCGGAAATTGTAGTAACCGCCGGAAATTTAAGAGCAGATACACGTAAAGCTTCATCTGAAGAGATTAATCGGGCGGACGAAGGATCTTTCAATTCAACAGAG GGAACGGTCGCAGAGATGCTCATTGAGTTACCTCTAAAAACTCGTGTACCAGAAGCAGGTGCGGGAATACAACCCGGGGACATCACTGATCATTCAATTTTAGAGACTCCACACAGGTTCGATGAGAACATTACTAAGTCACAATGGTTGATCCCTGACGAAATGTTACCAAGCCAAATAGGTTCGTCAGGATTATCTGTGTTTCATCAAACTGGTCACAAAGGATTTGTTATGTCAGTAATGTCTGCTGATAAAGGAATACAACAACCCGTGATTAATGCGGAAGTTGTAATTGCTCAACCAGATGTTATTCCAACTAGGATAGTCAAACCTAGTAAATACTTCAGTTCACCTTACATGACCAATTACGGCTCTGCAGAAGCTTCTGTTCAAGACCCCACACCTTCCATATTTGAAAAGAAGCATCCATTTGTTGAAGATCCAATTAATGGCCCGCGAAATACTTCGCTTATTCAACAATACCGGAATTGGCTTGAACGGGATCTACTTCTAAGGCATGATAAAAA AAAGGGTAAGGAAAGCCGTTACAAAAAGAATAAGCAAGCTTTGGATCCAGATGACATCAATTTTGGCTTCAATTTTGGTGTGTTACATGTTGACGACAAAAACTGGTTCTATCTCTTATCGATGAATGGACAGTCTTGGAATGATGAG CATATTGATGTCATTTTTTACTACTTGCGGAAGAAAGGCAAGTACGACAAGGATAACAGATTCAAATTCACAACTGTTGACTGTATGTTCTTCTCcaaaattgatgaaattcatCGTGCATATGCTAATCCGGAGGGGAACAGTAGTGTTGCCAGTTCGGAGAACGAAATATGCGAGTACATTAACGGGCATAGGATGCTAGCTAATGTGCCATGGCATACAGTTGATTGTGTTCTCATCCCTGTCAACATCaaagaggaaaatcactggatCTTGATTATAGTGCCATTCACTGACAG GCGTCTGTACATCTACAACTCATACCGAGCTGCTGGTCATGATGCTGTTGTTAGAAGAGAAATACACAAGATAGCTACCCTATTGCCACATCATCTATATTTGTCTGGATTTTATGAGAAAAAAAAGGCATCGATTGGATTAACCACCCATCATACAAGGGCAAACAACAGACTGATGACTTTCATGTCATGTAT ggattgtggtgtgtatgttGCCGTATTTGCTGAATACTTTTGTTCTGGACGAGGCGTTCCATCTGAAATTGATGCAGAAACACTACGTAATAGATACGGGGCATTACTATGGGAATACGGATGGCAAAAGGCTGATTTGAATGCCTTCAGTGACAATGAACTGCCGCCAAGACCAGTTAGGCCTGCCATAGATTACAACGCGGTCGACACAGTAGTTGTTAATTAG
- the LOC132629014 gene encoding uncharacterized protein LOC132629014 → MSSITTVIRHSGFWNEHNCFVDYKLDAVVFKDYCSYGDLVETIAIQLGVDISRKTISIKYAVEGDNMPIEIRNNMGVRVYVELKRENRGFEAYLLCVSITDNDLENFMSGESAVGDDMFQLEFNDYMYAINVVDSNDLDASDCAKVVVLFQNNDDLIISNKEHKDVFVDQIYKDKDTLKNVMANYAIRKRFNFRTERSNVVSYTLVCCSTDCRWKFRASSIANSEMFRVRSFHDEHTCPLKDKVYSQRQATSWLIGASVVKPKIANHKRKYTPGDIVDDVKNEYGVDVSYMTAWRAREKAMNELRGEPTESYKKLPGYVYILDKTYPGSHVRIHKSQQNEFLYLFIALKAFIKGFECCRPIVVVDGSHLKTTYNGTFVSASTLDGAVPICFMLYFTVIIHKNMYVQFKQAYGNRDNMCVVSDRHESIIKAVSRVYPTVPHLACIWHLWKNVTTKYKSNGEVLSPVFYALAKAYTQAEFDKLMEKIEKVDFRVKEYLEDAGREKWARLYSPVNRGWTMTSNIAECINGKLVAARELPVFDFLEEVRKMFGR, encoded by the exons ATGTCAAGCATAACAACAGTGATCAGACACTCCGGTTTTTGGAATGAACATAATTGCTTTGTTGATTACAAACTAGACGCAGTTGTCTTCAAAGATTATTGTTCATACGGTGATTTGGTTGAAACTATAGCAATTCAGTTAGGTGTTGATATTAGCAGGAAAACGATATCAATAAAATATGCTGTTGAAGGAGACAACATGCCAATTGAAATACGCAACAATATGGGTGTAAGGGTGTATGTTGAGCTTAAGAGAGAAAACAGGGGATTTGAAGCATATCTGTTGTGTGTTAGCATAACTGATAATGATCTTGAGAATTTTATGTCCGGCGAATCTGCAGTTGGAGACGATATGTTTCAACTTGAATTTAATGATTATATGTATGCTATAAACGTAGTTGATTCAAATGATTTGGATGCGTCGGATTGTGCTAAGGTTGTTGTTTTATTTCAAAACAACGATGACTTGATAATTTCGAACAAGGAACATAAAGATGTTTTTGTTGATCAAATCTACAAAGATAAGGACACTCTGAAGAATGTTATGGCGAATTATGCAATTCGCAAAAGATTCAATTTCAGGACAGAGAGGTCGAATGTCGTAAG TTACACTCTGGTATGTTGTTCAACTGATTGTCGTTGGAAATTCAGAGCTTCAAGTATAGCGAACTCTGAAATGTTCAGAGTGAGATCTTTTCATGACGAACATACGTGTCCATTGAAGGACAAAGTGTATTCCCAAAGGCAAGCAACAAGTTGGTTGATTGGTGCGTCAGTTGTTAAGCCAAAAATAGCAAATCACAAGAGGAAATATACACCTGGTGATATAGTAGACGACGTAAAAAATGAGTATGGCGTTGATGTTTCTTATATGACGGCCTGGAGGGCTAGAGAAAAGGCAATGAATGAATTAAGAGGGGAACCAACAGAATCATACAAGAAGTTACCGGGATATGTCTACATATTGGATAAAACATACCCTGGATCACATGTGAGAATAcacaaatcacaacaaaacgAGTTCTTGTATTTGTTTATAGCACTTAAAGCGTTCATAAAAGGCttcgagtgttgtagaccaatagttgtaGTAGATGGTTCCCACCTTAAAACTACATATAACGGTACTTTTGTATCAGCCAGCACGTTGGATGGTGCAG TTCCAATATGCTTTATGCTATATTTCACTGTAATAATACACAAAAACATGTATGTGCAG TTCAAACAAGCTTATGGGAATAGGGATAACATGTGTGTTGTATCAGACAGACATGAGAGCATCATTAAGGCGGTGAGTAGAGTGTATCCAACTGTGCCACATTTGGCGTGCATATGGCATTTATGGAAAAATGTGACCACGAAATACAAGTCGAATGGTGAAGTATTGAGTCCTGTATTCTATGCACTTGCAAAAGCATACACACAGGCTGAGTTTGATAAGCTGATGGAGAAGATTGAGAAGGTTGATTTTCGGGTAAAAGAGTACTTGGAGGATGCTGGAAGGGAAAAGTGGGCTCGACTGTATTCACCCGTTAACAGAGGATGGACAATGACGTCAAATATAGccgaatgtattaatggaaaattggtagCAGCAAGAGAGTTGCCGGTTTTCGATTTtcttgaagaagtgaggaagatgtttgggAGATAG